The following are encoded in a window of Chloroflexota bacterium genomic DNA:
- a CDS encoding recombinase family protein, translating into MTLLHSLDDLRGLRAARWIRESTAGQFDAFGPDAQREQQDRAIERWGLVDTGLAWQVAHSGRTVGSTSQFAEMMAAAGVEYDVLVVGYVSRFARDLRTAVNARHDLHAAGAALLFADERILTSDDERWDEWAREAVEAESYSRKLGRRIREGYAA; encoded by the coding sequence ATGACCCTGCTCCACTCGCTCGACGACCTCCGCGGCCTCCGCGCCGCGCGCTGGATCCGCGAGAGCACCGCCGGCCAGTTCGACGCCTTCGGACCGGACGCCCAGCGTGAGCAGCAGGACCGCGCGATCGAGCGTTGGGGCCTCGTCGACACCGGACTCGCCTGGCAGGTCGCGCACTCGGGGCGCACGGTCGGCTCAACGTCGCAGTTCGCGGAGATGATGGCGGCCGCGGGCGTCGAGTACGACGTCCTCGTCGTCGGCTACGTCAGCCGCTTCGCGCGGGACCTGCGCACCGCCGTCAACGCCCGCCACGACCTGCACGCGGCCGGCGCCGCGCTCCTGTTCGCAGACGAGAGGATCCTGACCAGTGACGACGAACGATGGGACGAGTGGGCCCGCGAGGCCGTCGAGGCCGAGAGCTACAGCCGGAAGCTCGGGCGGCGGATCCGTGAGGGTTATGCAGC